From a region of the Palaeococcus ferrophilus DSM 13482 genome:
- a CDS encoding ParB/RepB/Spo0J family partition protein, translating to MELITRKRAVERAQRLKEFNEGLYGVKFDLLEERLPLEGLVPTQGELSEVKLLVVLQEIKHGYDAPIIVLRYRGRDYILDGHHRAYALWKLGFGTVEALVLVPGGEIESRIAETTEKSGLSSLKDIKIVRD from the coding sequence ATGGAGCTTATAACCAGGAAGAGGGCTGTTGAAAGGGCCCAACGTCTGAAGGAGTTCAACGAGGGGCTCTATGGCGTCAAATTCGACCTCCTCGAGGAAAGGCTCCCCCTTGAAGGGCTGGTGCCCACTCAGGGCGAGCTGAGCGAGGTTAAGCTCCTCGTCGTGCTCCAGGAGATAAAGCACGGCTACGATGCCCCCATAATCGTGCTCCGCTACCGCGGTAGGGACTACATTCTTGACGGTCACCACCGCGCCTACGCCCTCTGGAAGCTGGGGTTTGGGACGGTGGAGGCTCTCGTTCTCGTGCCCGGTGGAGAAATCGAGAGCAGAATCGCGGAAACCACGGAGAAGAGCGGTCTTAGTTCCCTCAAAGATATAAAAATTGTGAGGGATTAA
- the hpkB gene encoding archaeal histone HpkB, protein MAELPIAPIDRLVRKAGAARVSEEAAKVLAEHLEEKAVEVAKKAVELAHHAGRKTVKAEDIKLAIKQ, encoded by the coding sequence ATGGCTGAGTTGCCAATTGCCCCAATTGACAGGCTGGTTAGGAAGGCCGGTGCCGCCCGCGTTAGCGAGGAGGCCGCCAAGGTTCTCGCCGAGCACCTCGAGGAGAAGGCCGTCGAGGTCGCCAAGAAGGCCGTCGAGCTCGCTCACCACGCGGGCAGGAAGACCGTCAAGGCCGAGGACATTAAGCTCGCCATCAAGCAGTGA
- a CDS encoding metallophosphoesterase family protein, with translation MRVGILSDTHVPDAYVHPYVLETLEERGVELILHAGDITSLEFLTRLREIAPVKAVRGNADRMSLPDELVVEVEGLKVGLIHGHRLPLDSQSLTYKALDMGVELLVFGHTHRFFYGEFEFHGEKVKLLNPGSPTLPRRSDPTFGVAEIDKGKFSFEVFKPYRTGWDWP, from the coding sequence ATGAGGGTCGGCATACTGAGCGATACCCACGTTCCAGATGCGTACGTTCACCCCTACGTGCTGGAAACCCTTGAGGAGAGGGGCGTTGAGCTGATACTCCACGCGGGGGATATAACTTCCCTCGAGTTCCTCACTCGCTTGCGGGAGATAGCACCGGTTAAGGCTGTGAGGGGCAACGCCGATAGAATGAGCCTTCCCGATGAACTCGTTGTGGAAGTTGAGGGGCTGAAGGTTGGCCTCATACACGGGCACAGACTTCCCCTTGACTCCCAGAGTTTGACCTACAAGGCGCTCGATATGGGAGTGGAGCTACTCGTGTTTGGCCACACCCACCGCTTCTTCTACGGGGAGTTTGAGTTCCACGGGGAGAAAGTGAAGCTTTTGAACCCCGGCTCGCCCACTCTCCCAAGGAGAAGCGACCCGACGTTTGGGGTGGCGGAGATAGATAAAGGGAAGTTCAGCTTTGAGGTGTTCAAACCGTACAGAACGGGATGGGACTGGCCATAA
- a CDS encoding Era-like GTP-binding protein, with protein MIRIAIIGAENAGKSTLLNALIGKEISETSPIPGTTKGSIKRAFGTVKISKSMKNPLGGADRVVLIDTAGLFDSKMELRGKVLSDEGFKAIVNEVLQADVVIHVVDATVGLHRGMEKLHHLLKMRYEKPIIVVINKIDLVTGERVSELRELIKKRLGQDAIALSLVTFEGFNDLLKALSDYAQYVR; from the coding sequence ATGATAAGGATAGCAATAATCGGAGCCGAAAACGCCGGAAAATCAACGTTGCTGAACGCACTCATAGGTAAGGAGATTTCGGAGACCTCTCCGATCCCGGGAACCACAAAGGGGAGCATTAAGAGGGCTTTTGGGACGGTCAAAATATCCAAGAGCATGAAGAACCCCCTCGGCGGTGCCGATCGGGTGGTGCTGATAGACACGGCGGGGCTGTTTGACTCGAAGATGGAGCTTCGAGGGAAGGTGCTGAGCGACGAGGGATTCAAGGCGATAGTCAACGAGGTTCTCCAGGCGGACGTAGTGATCCACGTTGTTGACGCGACGGTGGGCCTTCACAGGGGCATGGAGAAGCTCCATCACCTGCTGAAGATGCGTTACGAGAAGCCGATCATAGTCGTTATAAACAAGATCGACCTCGTCACGGGGGAGCGCGTCTCGGAGCTCAGGGAGCTGATTAAAAAACGCCTCGGCCAGGACGCGATAGCCCTCTCCCTCGTCACGTTTGAGGGGTTCAACGACCTGCTCAAGGCGCTCTCAGACTACGCCCAGTACGTGAGGTGA
- a CDS encoding HD domain-containing protein, protein MIDLFFIIGNLKRLPRTGWLLRGVASPESIADHSYRVAVMTLILGEELRRRGLELDVDRAVRIALIHDVGEALITDIPLTAQRYLDKGEAERRAISDLLGEEYAELFREYEEGTTVEGRFVKFVDRLEMLLQAEEYRRAGFSNLDEFWGTLEGLRKSEFYPYFRDVVEALEKR, encoded by the coding sequence ATGATCGACCTCTTTTTTATTATCGGCAACCTGAAGAGGCTCCCAAGGACGGGGTGGCTTCTGAGGGGTGTTGCCAGTCCGGAAAGCATCGCCGACCATTCCTACCGCGTTGCCGTTATGACCCTCATACTCGGAGAGGAGCTGAGGAGAAGGGGCCTTGAACTCGACGTGGACAGGGCAGTGAGGATAGCGCTTATCCACGATGTGGGGGAGGCCCTCATAACGGACATACCCCTGACCGCACAGCGCTACCTCGATAAGGGGGAAGCCGAGCGCAGGGCAATCTCCGACCTCCTTGGAGAGGAGTATGCGGAGCTCTTCCGCGAGTACGAGGAAGGGACAACGGTAGAGGGGCGCTTCGTGAAGTTCGTGGACAGGCTCGAGATGCTCCTCCAGGCAGAGGAGTACAGAAGAGCAGGTTTCTCGAACCTCGACGAGTTCTGGGGAACCCTTGAGGGCCTTAGGAAGAGCGAGTTCTACCCGTACTTTAGGGACGTCGTTGAAGCTCTGGAAAAAAGATAA
- a CDS encoding CGP-CTERM sorting domain-containing protein, translating into MKRILVALIVASLFLGMVHAEYRERYEALYTIDEKGNANVTFTTIWYAPEDLINQSKEAIMNMTVENASKAILYQEEQKLRSAGLYLINGTVELEGYNTTGPLKKTLRGYFAELAKYYAYDDTWELEIDILRLLDLSQAFQSGGIAQNMTLDSYFTIQLPEDASDVSVPKPFENTLGENSVKIESNVSGNSVSIHTYIHLVANTTTQELVSLFGDYKMLPITYKGIKGEDIHELWKAERVLKLHVYPDHEELTTIDRLYSPPEYIMQTKLQLLQLGVENATKLLTQQTRAQLQAQGVTVESGNVTLGDMKGDTPIEIMGNWVVKNYTKKNGDLYEYTYIPNFQINPDSLGRRFPYELNQTSRVEITLEDGEFVEVPENFTKDYKGNRIELRVTREGNTLVMENSIYLRYGATKDDILELVKEVPEEVYVKYRLNEPSSTESSSKTGTCGPGFIGAFALLPLLLRRRR; encoded by the coding sequence ATGAAAAGGATTTTGGTGGCTCTAATAGTGGCCTCCCTCTTCTTGGGAATGGTCCACGCCGAATACAGGGAGCGCTATGAGGCTCTCTACACGATTGATGAGAAGGGAAATGCGAACGTAACGTTCACGACGATATGGTACGCTCCTGAGGATTTAATCAACCAGAGCAAGGAAGCTATAATGAACATGACCGTGGAGAACGCGAGCAAGGCGATCCTCTACCAGGAAGAGCAGAAGCTCCGCTCCGCTGGACTGTACCTCATAAACGGCACCGTTGAGCTAGAGGGTTACAACACAACCGGGCCGTTGAAGAAGACTCTCAGGGGATACTTCGCCGAGCTGGCAAAATACTACGCCTACGATGACACATGGGAGCTAGAGATTGACATCCTCCGCCTCCTTGACCTCAGTCAGGCTTTCCAGAGTGGCGGAATAGCCCAGAACATGACGCTCGACAGCTACTTCACGATCCAGCTTCCCGAGGATGCCTCGGATGTAAGCGTCCCCAAGCCCTTCGAGAACACCCTTGGAGAGAACAGCGTGAAGATAGAGTCAAACGTTTCAGGTAACAGCGTAAGCATACACACCTACATCCACCTCGTTGCGAACACGACGACACAGGAGCTCGTCTCCCTCTTCGGCGACTACAAGATGCTCCCCATAACATACAAGGGCATAAAGGGCGAGGACATCCACGAGCTCTGGAAGGCAGAGCGCGTGCTCAAGCTCCATGTTTACCCTGACCACGAGGAGCTCACCACGATTGACCGCCTTTACAGCCCGCCAGAGTACATAATGCAGACGAAGCTTCAGCTCCTCCAGCTTGGAGTTGAGAACGCGACGAAGCTCCTCACCCAGCAGACGAGAGCCCAGCTGCAGGCTCAGGGCGTGACCGTTGAGAGCGGAAACGTCACGCTCGGCGATATGAAGGGCGACACGCCGATAGAGATCATGGGGAACTGGGTGGTGAAGAACTACACCAAAAAGAACGGCGACCTCTACGAGTACACCTACATCCCCAACTTCCAGATCAACCCCGATTCCCTCGGAAGGAGGTTCCCCTACGAGCTCAACCAGACATCCCGGGTGGAGATAACCCTCGAGGACGGTGAGTTCGTGGAGGTTCCGGAGAACTTCACAAAGGACTACAAGGGCAACAGAATCGAGCTTAGGGTCACGAGGGAGGGCAACACCCTCGTCATGGAGAACAGCATCTACCTCCGCTATGGTGCCACAAAGGACGACATACTCGAGCTCGTGAAGGAAGTACCAGAGGAGGTTTACGTCAAGTATCGCCTGAACGAGCCATCTTCCACCGAGAGTTCTTCAAAAACAGGAACCTGCGGTCCGGGTTTCATAGGGGCGTTTGCGTTGCTTCCACTTCTCCTGAGGCGGAGGCGCTGA
- a CDS encoding alanyl-tRNA editing protein, which yields MTRKLYYEDAYMREAKAKVLGIRDNALLLDQTIFYPTGGGQPHDRGTINGVEVLDVYKDEGGNVWHVVKEPEKFKVGDEVELKIDWDYRYRLMRIHTAMHLLDHVLNEVLPGDWRLYGSGMSAEKGRYDIEYPENVNQYKEKIIELFNRYVDEGGEMKIWWEGETRYTQIRDFEPIPCGGTHVRDIREIGHLKKLKRSSLGKGKQRLELWLED from the coding sequence TTGACGAGGAAGCTCTACTATGAGGACGCATACATGAGGGAGGCAAAGGCGAAGGTTTTGGGAATTAGGGACAACGCCCTCCTCCTGGACCAGACGATATTCTACCCGACGGGCGGAGGCCAGCCCCACGACAGGGGCACAATAAACGGCGTTGAGGTTCTGGACGTCTACAAGGACGAGGGAGGGAACGTGTGGCACGTGGTTAAGGAGCCCGAGAAGTTCAAGGTTGGAGACGAGGTTGAGCTCAAAATAGACTGGGACTACCGCTACAGGCTGATGAGGATACACACAGCCATGCACCTGCTCGACCACGTGCTCAACGAGGTTCTACCAGGCGATTGGAGGCTCTACGGGAGCGGGATGAGCGCCGAGAAGGGCCGCTACGACATAGAGTATCCCGAGAACGTGAACCAGTACAAGGAGAAGATAATCGAGCTCTTCAACCGCTACGTTGACGAGGGCGGAGAGATGAAGATATGGTGGGAGGGGGAGACGCGCTACACCCAGATAAGGGACTTCGAGCCGATTCCCTGCGGCGGGACTCACGTGAGGGACATAAGGGAGATAGGCCACCTCAAGAAGCTCAAGCGCTCCAGCCTGGGGAAGGGCAAGCAGAGGCTTGAGCTGTGGCTTGAGGATTGA
- the pheT gene encoding phenylalanine--tRNA ligase subunit beta: MPKFDVSKSDLERLIGKSFTVEEWENLFLYAKCELDDVWEENGEVYFKADSKDTNRPDLWSAEGIARQVKWALGMERGLPEYEVKKSDVVVYVDEKLKDIRPYGVYAIVEGLQLDEEALKQMINLQEKVALTFGRRRREVAIGVFDFDKVKPPVYYRAAEKTEKFVPLGYDEEMALEEILEKHEKGKEYGHLIKDKPYYPLLVDSEGKVLSMPPVINSEITGRVTTETKNVFVDITGWDLNKILLALNVVVTALAERGGKIRSVKVVYPDFEIETPDLTPREFEVELEYIKNLTGLELSDEEIKELLERMMYEVELEDGRAKLRYPAFRDDIMHARDVLEDVLIAYGYNEIEPEEPKLAVQGRGEDFEDFITAIRELMAGFGLQEVMTFNLTNREAQFERMNLKEPLFPARELVEIENPVSMKWSALRSWLLPSLMDFLSQNTHEEYPQRLFEVGKATLIDEECETLTRSEDRLVVVLAHPRVTFTEAKEILDGLMRHLGFEYEVEEIEHPSFIPGRVGKVVVEGKEIGIIGEVHPLVLENWGLEMPVAGFEVALRPLYRGSFL, encoded by the coding sequence ATGCCGAAGTTCGATGTCTCAAAGTCCGACCTCGAGAGACTCATAGGGAAGAGCTTCACGGTCGAAGAATGGGAGAACCTGTTCCTTTACGCTAAATGCGAGCTCGACGATGTTTGGGAGGAGAACGGCGAGGTTTACTTCAAGGCCGACTCGAAGGACACCAACAGGCCCGACCTCTGGAGCGCCGAGGGGATTGCGAGACAGGTTAAGTGGGCTCTCGGTATGGAGAGGGGCCTGCCAGAGTACGAAGTCAAAAAGAGCGACGTGGTCGTTTACGTTGACGAGAAGCTGAAGGACATCAGGCCCTACGGTGTCTACGCCATCGTCGAGGGCTTACAACTCGACGAAGAGGCCCTGAAGCAGATGATAAACCTGCAGGAGAAGGTCGCGCTCACCTTCGGGAGGAGAAGAAGGGAGGTAGCGATAGGCGTTTTTGACTTCGACAAGGTTAAACCGCCGGTATACTACAGAGCGGCCGAGAAGACCGAGAAGTTTGTTCCGCTTGGCTACGACGAGGAGATGGCGCTCGAGGAAATCCTTGAGAAGCACGAGAAGGGGAAGGAGTACGGCCACCTGATAAAGGACAAGCCCTACTATCCGCTCCTCGTGGACAGCGAGGGCAAAGTGCTCTCCATGCCGCCGGTAATCAACTCGGAGATAACGGGGAGGGTAACCACCGAGACTAAAAACGTCTTCGTTGACATAACCGGCTGGGACCTGAACAAGATCCTCTTAGCGCTCAATGTCGTCGTTACAGCTCTGGCGGAGCGCGGCGGGAAGATAAGGAGCGTTAAAGTAGTCTATCCGGACTTCGAGATAGAGACGCCAGACCTAACGCCCAGGGAGTTCGAGGTCGAGCTCGAGTACATAAAGAACCTCACCGGCCTTGAGCTGAGCGACGAGGAAATCAAGGAGCTCCTCGAGAGGATGATGTACGAGGTCGAGCTTGAGGACGGAAGGGCAAAGCTCCGCTATCCTGCCTTCCGCGACGACATAATGCACGCGAGGGACGTTCTTGAGGACGTCCTCATAGCCTACGGCTACAACGAGATTGAGCCTGAGGAGCCGAAATTGGCTGTCCAGGGCAGGGGTGAGGACTTCGAAGACTTCATCACAGCCATCAGGGAACTCATGGCCGGCTTTGGTTTGCAGGAGGTCATGACGTTCAACCTCACCAACAGGGAGGCCCAGTTCGAGCGCATGAACCTCAAGGAACCACTCTTTCCGGCCAGGGAGCTTGTGGAGATAGAGAACCCGGTGAGCATGAAGTGGTCCGCCCTAAGGAGCTGGCTGCTGCCGTCGTTGATGGATTTCCTGAGCCAGAATACGCACGAGGAGTACCCGCAGAGGCTCTTCGAGGTGGGCAAGGCGACGCTCATAGACGAGGAGTGCGAAACCCTCACGAGAAGCGAGGACAGGCTTGTGGTGGTTCTGGCGCACCCGCGCGTGACCTTTACCGAGGCCAAAGAAATCCTAGACGGGCTCATGAGGCACCTCGGCTTTGAGTACGAGGTTGAAGAGATTGAGCACCCGAGCTTCATCCCCGGAAGGGTTGGAAAAGTGGTGGTTGAAGGAAAAGAGATAGGTATCATAGGAGAGGTACACCCCCTAGTTTTGGAAAACTGGGGCCTCGAGATGCCCGTGGCCGGTTTCGAGGTTGCTCTGCGGCCCCTCTACAGGGGCAGCTTCCTTTAA
- a CDS encoding methyl-accepting chemotaxis protein gives MQFKKKLYVTTLTSLAILVVLMLLLQIYAINGLSGDVEASMTASMNEHATKIALLESEKYAERIERTMTNLKVLTRANALSIASIYDKKVFGLSITSTNMFDTEVTKQLTDLKDSNPNIINAYYATDDGKLFIVPPAELPDDYDPRESSWYREASKGHDLWIEPYKDKITGKTVITYVTPVEVNGKVRGVLGVDLDVSSIMDEIKRTKIGKTGYIYIVSKNGTIILHPNEDYVGKLNIREEAALKELADAVFSGKNEGIVTYTWKGVEKVAAFSKSGTTGWVLVATAPKNELVEDIVQSIESAKSRANHVLLLALLVGLFTAMTVAFINMKLLNSTLKPISQLTRAAELIAEGRLTEAKKLVGRIRYGEEGDEIGKLLNAFRAISEDVISTLNGVIDKLDAMARGELNHSIDEEAKGDLREIVKALRETSEQMRELIGNIVEVGYEIDRRAKVLTSVANDVSESITQVNEAVQQVSIEAQRQQENINEITEGVRLVADVSVETVNTMREFERALGEVVSTAEEGRASSEISAKQLQSMKETMRFIEEAVSAVNEMSRSIGEITNTIGNIAEQTNLLALNAAIEAARAGEAGRGFAVVAQEIRNLAEESKKAADNINDIIGRMTQKVENAVGATKEGVAAVNNSTRTLEETINYLSGIADMISHLGSRTGEIEEKMLKMQHEVEESLRALENLAASAEETTASAEEVSSAVEEQTAAIEELKRATEELKAIADGLRESVQRFRL, from the coding sequence GTGCAGTTCAAAAAGAAACTCTACGTGACCACACTCACTTCACTCGCGATTCTCGTTGTCCTCATGCTTCTGCTCCAGATTTACGCGATTAATGGCCTCTCGGGGGACGTTGAAGCGAGCATGACGGCTTCCATGAACGAGCACGCCACGAAGATTGCCCTCCTCGAGAGCGAGAAGTACGCGGAGAGAATAGAGAGGACAATGACGAACCTCAAAGTCCTAACCCGAGCAAACGCACTCTCCATCGCAAGTATCTACGACAAGAAGGTGTTCGGTCTCAGCATCACGAGCACAAACATGTTCGACACGGAGGTTACAAAGCAGCTGACGGATTTAAAGGACTCAAATCCGAACATAATAAACGCCTACTACGCCACAGACGATGGAAAGCTCTTCATAGTGCCCCCCGCGGAGCTTCCCGATGACTACGACCCGAGGGAGAGCTCGTGGTACAGGGAGGCTTCCAAGGGCCACGACCTGTGGATTGAGCCGTACAAGGACAAGATAACCGGTAAAACCGTTATAACCTACGTCACGCCTGTGGAGGTCAACGGAAAGGTGAGGGGCGTTCTGGGCGTGGATCTCGACGTTTCGAGCATTATGGATGAGATAAAACGAACAAAAATCGGGAAGACGGGGTACATATACATAGTGAGCAAAAACGGCACCATCATCCTCCACCCGAACGAGGACTACGTGGGGAAGCTCAACATAAGGGAGGAGGCCGCACTCAAAGAACTCGCGGATGCCGTGTTCTCGGGGAAGAATGAGGGCATAGTGACGTACACGTGGAAGGGCGTTGAAAAGGTGGCGGCGTTCTCAAAGAGCGGGACAACCGGGTGGGTGCTCGTGGCCACCGCCCCTAAAAACGAGCTCGTGGAGGACATCGTGCAGTCCATTGAGAGCGCAAAGTCAAGGGCGAACCACGTTCTCCTCCTGGCTCTTCTCGTTGGCCTGTTCACGGCCATGACCGTGGCTTTTATCAACATGAAGCTCCTAAACTCCACCCTAAAGCCCATCTCCCAGCTCACCCGGGCGGCCGAGTTAATAGCGGAGGGCCGTCTCACGGAGGCCAAGAAGCTCGTGGGCCGCATCAGGTACGGCGAGGAGGGGGACGAAATAGGCAAGCTCCTCAACGCCTTCCGGGCCATCAGTGAGGACGTGATAAGCACACTCAATGGTGTTATAGACAAGCTGGACGCCATGGCGAGGGGTGAGCTCAACCACAGTATAGACGAGGAGGCGAAGGGGGACCTCAGGGAAATCGTTAAGGCCCTGCGTGAGACGTCCGAACAGATGAGGGAACTCATAGGCAACATCGTCGAGGTCGGGTACGAGATAGACAGGAGGGCAAAGGTTCTCACGAGCGTCGCCAACGACGTTAGTGAATCCATCACCCAGGTTAACGAGGCGGTTCAGCAGGTGAGCATTGAGGCCCAGAGGCAGCAGGAGAACATAAACGAGATAACCGAGGGAGTAAGGCTTGTCGCGGACGTGAGCGTGGAGACCGTGAACACGATGAGGGAGTTCGAGAGGGCCCTCGGCGAGGTCGTTAGCACGGCGGAGGAAGGGAGGGCCAGCAGCGAAATTTCCGCGAAGCAGCTTCAGAGCATGAAGGAGACGATGCGCTTCATAGAGGAGGCGGTGAGTGCCGTCAACGAGATGAGCAGGAGCATCGGTGAAATTACAAATACCATCGGAAATATAGCGGAACAGACGAACCTCCTTGCGCTCAACGCGGCTATCGAAGCGGCAAGGGCTGGTGAGGCCGGCAGGGGCTTCGCAGTCGTTGCCCAGGAGATCAGGAACCTCGCCGAGGAGAGCAAGAAGGCAGCCGACAACATCAACGACATCATAGGGCGCATGACCCAGAAGGTGGAGAACGCCGTTGGTGCCACAAAGGAGGGGGTGGCGGCGGTCAACAACTCCACCAGGACACTTGAGGAGACCATAAACTACCTCTCAGGAATAGCGGACATGATAAGCCACCTGGGAAGCAGAACCGGCGAAATAGAGGAGAAGATGCTCAAAATGCAGCACGAGGTGGAGGAATCACTCCGCGCCCTTGAGAATCTCGCTGCCTCGGCTGAGGAGACCACTGCCTCGGCTGAGGAGGTCAGCTCCGCCGTTGAGGAGCAGACAGCAGCTATAGAGGAGCTGAAGAGGGCCACGGAGGAACTCAAGGCTATTGCAGACGGTCTGAGAGAGAGCGTTCAGCGGTTCCGGCTTTAG
- the truA gene encoding tRNA pseudouridine(38-40) synthase TruA: MERVALKVAYDGSAFYGFQRQPGLRTVEGEILRALTRVGIIEDAKSANFRGASRTDRGVSALGNVVAFDTERPELTLPRILNHHLRDVWVVGRAVVPPEFNPRYASRGKTYRYYVAGEVDMAALRECASLFVGRHDFSNFARLEKHKNPVRTIKSIEVLQEGPVTVLEFRGESFLWEMVRRITTALLLCSRGELSTGEVRAMLNREVEKKLPPAPPENLVLWEVELPGVTFEMGSEAREKIERDFFERYARAAVRAALFSDFLRAF, encoded by the coding sequence GTGGAGAGGGTTGCCCTCAAAGTGGCCTACGATGGGAGTGCCTTCTACGGGTTCCAGCGTCAGCCCGGGCTTAGGACGGTGGAGGGAGAGATTCTAAGGGCCCTCACGAGGGTGGGAATTATAGAGGACGCGAAGAGCGCGAACTTCAGGGGGGCATCCCGAACGGACAGGGGCGTGAGCGCCCTCGGAAACGTCGTGGCTTTTGATACCGAACGGCCGGAACTAACACTCCCGAGGATTCTCAACCACCACCTCAGGGATGTGTGGGTCGTAGGAAGGGCCGTTGTCCCCCCCGAGTTCAACCCCCGCTACGCCTCGAGGGGAAAGACCTACCGCTACTACGTGGCCGGTGAGGTTGACATGGCCGCCCTCCGGGAATGTGCTTCTCTATTCGTGGGGAGGCACGATTTCAGCAACTTCGCCAGGCTTGAGAAGCACAAGAACCCCGTGAGGACGATAAAATCAATCGAGGTACTCCAAGAGGGCCCGGTGACAGTGCTCGAGTTCAGGGGGGAGAGCTTCCTCTGGGAGATGGTGAGGCGCATCACGACGGCCCTCCTCCTTTGCTCGAGGGGAGAACTCTCTACAGGTGAAGTGAGGGCGATGCTCAACCGCGAGGTCGAGAAAAAGCTCCCGCCGGCCCCACCTGAAAACCTCGTGCTCTGGGAGGTCGAGCTTCCGGGAGTCACCTTCGAGATGGGGAGTGAGGCAAGGGAGAAAATCGAAAGGGACTTCTTCGAGAGGTACGCCCGCGCGGCCGTTAGGGCGGCGTTATTCAGCGACTTTTTGCGCGCTTTTTAG
- a CDS encoding DEAD/DEAH box helicase, producing the protein MNTVTNTITLRIPDGSARAYIVNAPPKAYFLIENLLTYKRDFGKWKRAETIYDPYERALPVGVIPRVREFFREKGIRVRVRDERTVKGVPINGEWNEEIKLRPYQQRGVKKALKAGMGVLALPVGSGKTIVGLRIIHELNISSLIIVHTKELLYQWAEQVERVLGVKPGIVGDNNWEERPVTVAMIQTLLSRGVDKLSLDYGVVMFDECHRTSAAEKFFELGMSLPQKYRFGLSATPWRRVKGEEIKIEGAIGPIIYEIRADTLIKEGFLARPRFKVLRYESEKVPFSERYKEFYEEMVMNHHERNRAIVSEAVRLAKKGHRVLIDVKRIEHGEELVKMLKEHGVNAEFLSSQTPNRWEILEAYRNGEINVLVSTLLKEGVDIPEISAIILAGGGKSDVMTIQTIGRALRPKNGKNAVIVDVLDDDPLLFTHFIERQKALLGYYGKYYDRALMNEFGIGEKKSKKRAKSR; encoded by the coding sequence ATGAACACCGTGACGAACACCATCACCCTCCGCATACCTGACGGGAGCGCGAGAGCGTACATCGTGAACGCTCCCCCCAAGGCTTACTTTCTCATTGAGAACCTTCTAACGTACAAGCGCGATTTTGGGAAGTGGAAAAGGGCCGAAACGATATACGACCCCTATGAGCGTGCCCTGCCCGTGGGGGTGATACCGCGGGTGAGGGAGTTCTTCAGGGAGAAGGGAATAAGGGTGCGCGTCAGGGACGAGAGGACCGTTAAGGGCGTCCCAATAAACGGGGAATGGAACGAGGAGATAAAGCTAAGGCCCTACCAGCAGAGGGGTGTTAAGAAGGCCCTAAAGGCCGGCATGGGTGTTCTTGCCCTCCCCGTGGGGAGCGGTAAGACCATAGTTGGTCTCAGAATCATCCACGAGCTGAACATCTCATCGCTCATAATCGTCCACACCAAGGAGCTCCTCTACCAGTGGGCGGAGCAGGTGGAGCGCGTTCTCGGGGTTAAACCGGGCATAGTGGGGGACAACAACTGGGAGGAGAGGCCCGTAACTGTGGCCATGATCCAGACGCTGCTTTCGAGGGGCGTTGATAAGCTCTCACTCGACTACGGCGTTGTCATGTTCGACGAGTGCCACCGCACTTCCGCCGCCGAGAAGTTCTTTGAGCTCGGCATGAGCCTCCCCCAGAAGTACCGCTTCGGGCTCTCGGCCACACCGTGGAGGCGCGTTAAGGGGGAGGAGATAAAGATTGAGGGTGCAATAGGACCCATCATCTACGAGATAAGGGCAGACACGCTCATAAAGGAGGGCTTCCTCGCGAGGCCGCGCTTTAAGGTGCTCCGCTACGAGAGCGAGAAGGTTCCCTTCAGCGAGCGTTACAAGGAGTTCTACGAGGAGATGGTGATGAACCACCACGAGAGGAACAGGGCCATAGTCAGCGAAGCTGTAAGGCTCGCGAAGAAGGGTCATCGCGTTCTGATAGACGTTAAGAGGATAGAGCACGGTGAGGAGCTCGTGAAGATGCTTAAGGAGCACGGGGTTAACGCGGAGTTCCTGAGCTCCCAAACGCCGAACAGGTGGGAGATACTCGAGGCCTACAGAAACGGCGAGATAAACGTACTCGTCTCCACGCTCCTCAAGGAGGGCGTGGACATACCCGAGATATCGGCTATAATCCTCGCCGGTGGTGGGAAAAGCGACGTCATGACGATACAGACGATAGGGCGCGCCTTAAGACCGAAAAACGGGAAAAACGCGGTTATCGTTGATGTGCTTGACGATGACCCGCTGCTCTTCACGCACTTCATAGAGCGCCAGAAGGCCCTCCTCGGCTACTACGGCAAATACTACGACAGGGCCCTAATGAATGAGTTCGGAATCGGGGAGAAGAAGTCTAAAAAGCGCGCAAAAAGTCGCTGA